In Methanosarcina siciliae T4/M, one genomic interval encodes:
- a CDS encoding VOC family protein — protein sequence MPRVIHFEIRAEDIERAKKFYEDVFGWKIEKWEGPIEYWNITTGKQEEPGINGGMMRRQVGGPGADTPISTYICTIDVPDIDKYLNQIQKHGGKVTGEKRPIPGVGWLAYCLDTEKNIFGIMQPDMSAR from the coding sequence ATGCCAAGAGTTATTCATTTCGAGATACGTGCGGAAGATATTGAAAGGGCAAAAAAGTTCTATGAGGATGTGTTCGGCTGGAAGATAGAGAAGTGGGAAGGTCCCATAGAATACTGGAACATAACAACAGGTAAACAAGAAGAGCCAGGAATCAATGGTGGTATGATGAGAAGGCAGGTAGGAGGACCGGGCGCAGACACTCCGATTAGCACCTATATCTGCACAATAGACGTCCCGGACATCGATAAATACCTGAATCAGATACAGAAGCACGGAGGCAAAGTGACTGGAGAAAAGAGACCCATACCCGGTGTAGGCTGGCTTGCATATTGTCTCGACACAGAAAAAAATATATTCGGGATAATGCAGCCTGATATGAGTGCCAGATAA
- a CDS encoding MATE family efflux transporter, whose product MGKLLFKLSAPSIIGMLVYAFYNIVDTIFVGRALGEESVSGIGGLVIAFPIHMLAMGVAIGLGVGGSSIVSRALGSKELHRAEKALGTVFFLGVFLGLAYSLIGLSFIEPLLKLFGATPGIMPYARSYLEIIMAGSVVFTLGIAAEDLVRAEGNARYAMFGMLLGAGLNIVLDPVFIFGLDMGVRGAAVATVLAQLVSTVFLLRYFLAGKGSVAFKPGFPVPDSAISKEVVAIGIGPFIVEASNSVMMIFVNNALATYGGDVSIAAFGIIHRLLLLIFLPMLGISFGLQPIVGYNYGAKQFSRVIESVKVALKVSTLFSLPGFLVMFLFPAPIIHIFSPDPELTAAGARAMRIVVLILPFIGFQLVGTTVFQALGKPKPAFFLSLARQLLFLLPLVLVLPRFYGLDGVWAAFPISDFLACVLAAGLLEREYQKFKTKEKKEKSFQLSLEIEA is encoded by the coding sequence ATGGGTAAACTTCTTTTCAAGCTCTCAGCCCCTTCCATAATCGGGATGCTTGTTTATGCTTTTTACAACATAGTCGACACTATCTTCGTTGGCAGGGCTCTCGGGGAAGAAAGCGTTTCCGGCATTGGAGGGCTTGTGATAGCTTTTCCGATCCACATGCTGGCAATGGGAGTTGCAATCGGGCTCGGAGTAGGAGGGTCTTCGATAGTTTCAAGGGCCCTCGGGTCTAAAGAACTTCATAGGGCTGAAAAAGCCCTTGGGACCGTGTTTTTCCTGGGAGTTTTTCTCGGGCTTGCTTACTCCCTTATAGGGCTTTCCTTCATAGAGCCGCTGCTGAAACTTTTCGGAGCAACTCCAGGGATTATGCCCTATGCACGGAGTTACCTTGAAATAATAATGGCAGGTTCGGTTGTTTTTACTCTCGGGATCGCAGCCGAAGACCTTGTAAGAGCCGAGGGCAACGCCCGTTATGCAATGTTCGGAATGCTTTTAGGAGCCGGGTTGAATATTGTGCTTGATCCGGTTTTCATTTTCGGACTTGACATGGGAGTAAGGGGAGCTGCTGTTGCAACGGTTCTTGCCCAGCTTGTATCCACTGTCTTCTTATTGCGTTACTTCCTTGCCGGAAAAGGCTCGGTTGCCTTCAAGCCTGGATTTCCGGTCCCGGACTCCGCCATCTCAAAAGAAGTGGTGGCAATAGGCATCGGTCCCTTTATTGTTGAAGCTTCAAACAGTGTCATGATGATTTTTGTAAACAACGCCCTTGCAACCTACGGAGGAGACGTCTCAATTGCAGCCTTCGGGATCATCCACCGCCTGCTCCTGCTAATCTTCCTGCCGATGCTCGGGATTTCCTTCGGCCTCCAGCCCATAGTGGGCTATAACTATGGTGCAAAACAGTTTTCAAGAGTGATCGAATCCGTTAAGGTCGCCCTGAAAGTCAGCACTCTCTTCTCCCTCCCCGGGTTTCTGGTCATGTTTCTCTTTCCGGCTCCAATCATCCATATCTTCAGCCCTGATCCTGAACTCACAGCCGCAGGAGCCCGAGCCATGCGGATTGTGGTGCTTATCCTGCCCTTCATAGGTTTCCAGCTTGTAGGCACAACCGTGTTTCAGGCCCTTGGAAAACCAAAACCCGCTTTTTTCCTGTCTCTTGCAAGGCAGCTCCTGTTCCTGCTGCCTCTGGTGCTGGTCCTGCCGAGATTTTACGGACTGGACGGAGTGTGGGCTGCTTTTCCCATTTCGGATTTTCTGGCTTGCGTGCTGGCTGCGGGATTGCTGGAGAGGGAGTATCAAAAGTTTAAGACTAAGGAAAAGAAAGAGAAAAGCTTCCAATTAAGCCTGGAAATTGAGGCCTGA